From one Thermococcus sp. LS1 genomic stretch:
- a CDS encoding PLP-dependent aminotransferase family protein, with the protein MAMKDVKFLAGRANWIKGSALADVMKKAAELRAQGRELISLSAGDPDPNLIPRSVLGELAKEVLENIPASVMYTPANGIPELREELSKFLEKYEGYKVSPGEIIITVGGTGALDLLGRVLIDQGDIVITENPSYINSILAFEQLGAKIVGIPMDENGMRTDLLEEKLKELEARGEKVKFIYTIPTGQNPMGVTMSKERRKALLEIASEHDLLIVEDAAYNFMRYEGKATPLKAMDRDGRVIVAGTLSKVMGTGFRIGWLITGGAIGKKVLMEKSPVDFCAPTISQYIALEYLKRGYFEEYHLKKGLPGYKEKRDAMLNALEENLPDAEFTRPIAGMFVMLFLPEGADGMAFAGELMEKKGVVVVPGKPFYTDESGGNAIRLNFSRPSKEEIEEGIKRLAELYREKF; encoded by the coding sequence ATGGCTATGAAGGACGTGAAGTTTTTGGCTGGACGGGCCAACTGGATTAAGGGCTCTGCCCTTGCTGACGTTATGAAGAAAGCCGCCGAGCTTAGAGCGCAGGGAAGGGAACTCATTTCCCTCTCAGCAGGCGACCCCGACCCGAACCTCATCCCGAGGAGCGTTTTGGGCGAGCTTGCGAAGGAAGTTCTCGAAAACATTCCAGCCTCGGTAATGTACACCCCAGCGAACGGGATTCCGGAGCTCAGAGAAGAGCTTTCGAAGTTCCTTGAGAAGTACGAGGGCTACAAAGTATCCCCTGGGGAGATTATCATAACCGTAGGTGGCACCGGCGCCCTTGACCTCCTCGGAAGGGTGCTCATAGACCAGGGCGACATCGTCATAACCGAGAATCCGAGCTATATCAACAGCATCCTTGCCTTTGAGCAGCTGGGTGCAAAGATCGTGGGAATACCTATGGACGAAAACGGCATGAGGACTGACCTCCTGGAGGAGAAGCTCAAGGAGCTCGAAGCCAGGGGGGAGAAGGTCAAGTTCATCTACACCATACCCACCGGCCAGAACCCCATGGGCGTGACTATGAGCAAGGAGCGGAGAAAGGCCCTCCTCGAGATAGCAAGCGAGCACGACCTATTAATCGTTGAGGACGCAGCATACAACTTCATGCGCTACGAAGGTAAAGCGACACCCCTCAAGGCAATGGACAGGGATGGCAGGGTAATTGTGGCCGGAACGCTCAGCAAGGTCATGGGAACGGGCTTCAGGATCGGGTGGCTCATAACCGGAGGCGCAATAGGGAAGAAGGTACTTATGGAGAAGTCCCCGGTTGACTTCTGCGCACCGACGATTTCCCAGTACATCGCGCTCGAATATCTGAAGAGGGGCTACTTCGAGGAGTACCACCTGAAGAAGGGCCTTCCAGGCTACAAGGAAAAGAGGGACGCGATGCTGAATGCCCTTGAAGAGAACCTGCCCGACGCTGAGTTCACGAGGCCAATAGCAGGGATGTTCGTAATGCTCTTCCTGCCTGAGGGAGCCGATGGGATGGCCTTTGCGGGCGAGCTAATGGAAAAGAAAGGAGTCGTTGTCGTTCCAGGAAAGCCCTTCTACACGGACGAGAGCGGCGGCAACGCCATAAGGCTAAACTTCTCAAGGCCGAGCAAAGAGGAGATAGAGGAAGGCATAAAGAGGCTTGCGGAGCTCTACCGCGAGAAGTTCTGA
- a CDS encoding DUF72 domain-containing protein has translation MIHVGTCGFCEARARYFQDFDTVEIQQTFYRILQEKTLERWRKEAPEGFIFSMKAFQGVTHSPNSPTWRRSNVRPSKDVGLLRPTSDVLHFWRLTLREAEILGARFILIQLPRSFKENEESFENAERFFSMIDRGEFEIAVELRGWSEEGVKRFVREFDVIDVTDPLVRIPLHHSDVNYYRLHGRYEKGRIVYSHTYTDEELGKIRERVIGWNREESFVYFNNSNMCTDAKRFKAML, from the coding sequence ATGATCCACGTGGGGACCTGCGGCTTCTGCGAGGCAAGGGCGAGGTACTTTCAGGACTTTGACACGGTTGAGATACAGCAGACCTTCTACCGTATTCTCCAAGAGAAGACCCTAGAACGCTGGCGGAAGGAAGCGCCGGAAGGGTTCATCTTCTCGATGAAGGCCTTTCAGGGAGTCACCCATTCTCCGAACAGCCCCACCTGGAGGAGGAGCAACGTGAGGCCGAGCAAAGATGTCGGCCTTCTGAGGCCGACGAGCGACGTCCTTCACTTCTGGAGGCTTACCCTTCGGGAGGCAGAGATCCTCGGCGCGCGCTTCATACTCATCCAGCTCCCGAGGAGCTTCAAGGAGAACGAAGAGAGCTTTGAGAACGCCGAGAGGTTTTTCTCGATGATCGATAGGGGCGAATTTGAGATAGCCGTTGAGCTCAGGGGCTGGAGTGAGGAGGGAGTTAAACGGTTTGTCCGGGAGTTCGACGTTATAGACGTCACAGACCCTCTCGTGAGGATTCCGCTCCACCACAGCGATGTGAACTACTACCGCCTCCACGGGCGCTACGAGAAAGGGAGGATAGTCTACAGCCACACCTACACGGATGAGGAGCTGGGAAAAATAAGGGAAAGGGTTATCGGGTGGAACAGGGAGGAGAGCTTCGTGTACTTCAACAACTCGAACATGTGCACTGATGCGAAGCGCTTCAAGGCAATGCTCTAG
- a CDS encoding dihydropteroate synthase-like protein, producing MSPPERILLVTGKLAEPLVRKYGKGCDVFVTPVSVAAFLTPEMIVRYLKKAKIKSEEYDLILIPGLVRGSTQEIEEELGIPTFKGPRNAMDLPQVLKAVREGFKLSKEVPADDLFSFDALKRVEDIRNRTRNKRYIEETLKKPWNVLIGNLPAGRDFPTRILGEVVDAPRLGVEGTVQKARYYLREGADIIDIGMIAGETNLDFVELIPEIRERLRENGFDVPISFDSLNTAEIERALDYADLFLSVDESNLESLVTDKPVVLIPTNQAKGYFPTRPAERVEFLEGLKARALDLGYKTIISDLILEHVPHLARSITAFQLYRERNPDDVLLAGVGNVVELYDADSVGMNALLAGIAKELSIGLLLTTETSAKARGSVRELRRALDMNLFEMPKDLGFDLLILKEKRGNDWRFEPAKEIVKAEERPVELEPVYFRIWLEDGKIWVNAHHGTEALLTIVGDEPNAIIDTILERFEISQRHAFYLGRELEKAYAALRLRRSYVQEVELFKDFYLQNKGSDERSSPEGSR from the coding sequence ATGAGCCCTCCCGAGCGAATCCTCCTCGTCACCGGCAAGCTCGCCGAACCGCTTGTTCGAAAGTACGGTAAGGGCTGCGACGTTTTCGTTACGCCTGTGAGCGTAGCGGCTTTTCTGACTCCCGAGATGATAGTTCGCTATCTGAAGAAGGCTAAAATCAAAAGCGAGGAGTACGACCTTATTCTCATTCCTGGCCTCGTGAGGGGCTCGACCCAAGAAATCGAGGAAGAGCTTGGCATTCCCACATTCAAGGGACCGAGGAACGCGATGGACCTTCCTCAGGTGCTGAAGGCGGTAAGAGAAGGCTTCAAGCTGAGCAAAGAGGTTCCGGCGGATGACCTCTTCTCCTTCGATGCTCTAAAGCGCGTTGAGGACATAAGGAACCGGACGAGAAACAAGCGCTACATAGAAGAGACCCTCAAAAAGCCCTGGAACGTTCTCATTGGCAACCTTCCTGCTGGGAGGGACTTTCCCACCAGAATCCTCGGCGAGGTCGTCGATGCCCCGAGGCTGGGCGTCGAAGGAACCGTGCAAAAGGCCCGCTACTACCTCCGTGAGGGGGCGGATATAATTGATATCGGCATGATCGCGGGCGAGACGAACCTTGACTTCGTCGAGCTCATCCCCGAAATACGCGAGAGGCTGAGGGAGAATGGGTTCGACGTGCCCATAAGCTTCGACTCTCTAAACACCGCTGAAATCGAAAGGGCTCTCGATTACGCTGATCTGTTCCTCAGCGTGGATGAGAGCAACCTGGAGAGCCTTGTTACCGATAAGCCCGTCGTTCTCATCCCTACCAACCAGGCGAAAGGGTATTTTCCAACAAGACCCGCGGAGAGAGTCGAATTTCTTGAGGGGCTTAAGGCCAGGGCCCTTGATCTGGGTTACAAAACGATAATCTCGGACCTAATCCTGGAGCACGTGCCTCACCTAGCGCGCTCGATAACGGCCTTCCAGCTCTACCGTGAGAGGAACCCGGACGACGTTCTCCTTGCTGGCGTCGGAAACGTCGTCGAACTCTACGACGCCGACAGCGTCGGGATGAACGCCCTTCTTGCTGGAATAGCCAAGGAGCTCTCTATAGGCCTTCTCCTAACGACGGAGACAAGCGCCAAGGCCAGGGGCTCAGTAAGGGAGCTGAGGAGAGCCCTGGACATGAACCTCTTTGAGATGCCAAAGGACCTCGGCTTTGACCTGCTGATACTCAAGGAGAAGAGGGGCAATGACTGGCGCTTTGAGCCTGCCAAAGAAATCGTCAAGGCAGAGGAGAGGCCAGTTGAGCTCGAACCCGTTTACTTCCGCATCTGGCTTGAAGATGGGAAAATATGGGTGAACGCTCACCACGGAACAGAGGCCCTCTTAACCATCGTCGGAGACGAGCCGAACGCGATAATCGACACAATTCTTGAGCGCTTTGAGATAAGTCAGAGGCACGCCTTTTACCTCGGCAGGGAGCTGGAGAAGGCTTACGCCGCGCTGAGACTGAGGAGAAGCTATGTCCAGGAGGTCGAGCTTTTTAAGGACTTCTACTTACAGAACAAGGGAAGTGATGAGCGGAGCTCTCCTGAGGGCTCCCGATGA
- a CDS encoding M20/M25/M40 family metallo-hydrolase yields the protein MKTERAKEILLNLLKIPSPSGSEDRIALHIMEFLHKLDYDVHIESDGEIIDLVVNPDAELFYEVHMDTIPMRAEPFVRGNIVYGTGASDIKGGIAAILLMLEELKKEGKDLNVGIVFVSDEEHGGRGSALFMERYRPKMAVVLEPTDLEVHIAHAGNIEAYFEVDGKEAHGACPESGINAIDQTFRMLEELKKLEPFNAKGKYFDAHIGLQELVCDNPYYLIPALCRGRVEARLLPDQEVEDILDLMEPIFEEYTLKYEYTEIWDGYELEPDEEIVVLAKKAMEVTEIDEFGGMRSWTDAINFVYNGTRTIVFGPGNLDISHTKNEHIDVRDVVTASEFLKALNEIFGKS from the coding sequence ATGAAAACTGAGAGAGCAAAGGAAATCCTTCTCAACCTCCTCAAAATTCCGTCCCCCTCGGGGAGCGAGGATCGGATAGCCCTTCACATCATGGAGTTTCTCCACAAGCTCGACTACGACGTCCACATCGAGAGTGACGGCGAGATAATCGACCTCGTCGTCAATCCCGACGCTGAGCTCTTCTACGAGGTCCACATGGACACGATACCGATGAGGGCTGAGCCCTTTGTTAGGGGCAACATCGTTTACGGAACCGGCGCGAGCGACATAAAGGGCGGCATAGCTGCGATTCTGCTTATGCTCGAAGAACTCAAGAAAGAGGGTAAGGATCTCAACGTCGGCATTGTCTTTGTCAGCGACGAAGAGCACGGTGGAAGAGGCTCAGCACTCTTTATGGAGCGGTACAGGCCCAAGATGGCCGTTGTGCTTGAGCCCACTGATCTAGAGGTTCACATAGCCCACGCAGGCAACATAGAGGCCTACTTTGAGGTCGACGGCAAAGAGGCCCACGGAGCCTGCCCTGAGAGTGGAATCAACGCCATAGATCAGACCTTCAGAATGCTTGAGGAGCTCAAGAAGCTCGAACCTTTCAACGCGAAGGGCAAGTATTTCGACGCCCACATCGGCCTTCAGGAGCTAGTCTGCGACAACCCATACTACCTTATCCCTGCCCTCTGCCGTGGTCGTGTGGAGGCTCGCCTTCTGCCAGATCAGGAAGTCGAGGACATCCTTGACCTTATGGAGCCAATATTTGAGGAGTACACCCTCAAGTACGAGTACACGGAGATATGGGACGGTTACGAGCTTGAACCCGATGAGGAGATAGTCGTTCTCGCTAAAAAGGCTATGGAGGTCACGGAGATAGATGAGTTCGGCGGCATGAGGAGCTGGACGGATGCGATAAACTTCGTGTACAACGGAACGAGAACGATAGTCTTCGGCCCAGGCAACCTCGACATCTCACACACAAAGAACGAGCACATCGATGTGAGGGACGTGGTTACAGCAAGTGAGTTTTTGAAGGCCTTGAATGAGATTTTTGGAAAGAGCTGA
- the rlmD gene encoding 23S rRNA (uracil(1939)-C(5))-methyltransferase RlmD yields the protein MIKATVEDFTEEGLGTLRIDGRIIHIPFAYPGDYILVKRTKRRFGRRIATDFELLEPSPLRQIPRCPHFGRCGGCLWQGMKYKEQLRFKAELFERITGISADVRGSPKIWGFRNVSNFIVTTAGIGLKEYGNPLGVVDSVECPIFSKRTREYLNALRGFLKESGLRPWDLRKKRGDVHYLQIKEGKFTGEVMVNLITHVQPTREVLQTFRDYFSFADSLYWSFKADERDDPKGEPGLIAGQPYIRERIKDVVYLIHPNSFFQTNSYALALLLKAVEGFADGERVLDLYSGVGTFGVWLAKRSFTVEGVELNPFAVEMARKNAELNGVDAVFKIGRAEETPIGDYDTVIVDPPRRGLKEAGELLIKSGVERVVYVSCNPKAFRLDYENHLKRAYHVEEAVLVDMFPHTPHVEAVIMLEKK from the coding sequence ATGATTAAAGCGACAGTTGAAGACTTCACCGAGGAAGGTCTGGGCACCCTCCGGATAGATGGCAGGATTATCCACATCCCCTTCGCCTACCCAGGCGATTACATCTTGGTGAAGCGAACTAAACGGCGCTTCGGAAGGAGAATCGCAACAGACTTTGAGCTTCTCGAACCCTCGCCGCTGAGGCAAATTCCGAGATGCCCTCACTTTGGGAGATGCGGCGGCTGCCTCTGGCAGGGAATGAAGTACAAGGAGCAGCTGAGGTTTAAAGCGGAACTCTTCGAGCGGATAACAGGGATAAGCGCAGATGTAAGGGGCTCTCCCAAAATCTGGGGCTTCAGGAACGTGAGCAACTTCATCGTTACAACCGCTGGAATCGGCCTCAAAGAGTACGGAAACCCGCTCGGCGTCGTGGATTCTGTGGAGTGTCCAATCTTCTCGAAGAGGACGCGCGAGTATCTGAATGCCCTCAGAGGTTTCCTCAAGGAGAGCGGCCTAAGGCCCTGGGACCTGCGGAAAAAGAGGGGCGACGTTCACTATCTCCAGATTAAGGAGGGCAAGTTCACGGGAGAGGTTATGGTGAACCTTATAACCCACGTTCAACCCACCAGAGAGGTTCTGCAGACCTTTAGGGACTACTTCTCTTTCGCGGATTCCCTCTACTGGAGCTTCAAAGCCGATGAGAGGGACGATCCGAAGGGAGAGCCGGGGCTTATAGCTGGCCAACCTTACATCCGAGAGAGGATTAAGGACGTAGTGTATCTCATCCATCCAAACAGTTTCTTCCAGACCAACAGCTACGCCTTAGCTCTCCTGCTGAAGGCCGTCGAGGGCTTCGCCGATGGGGAGAGAGTTCTTGACCTCTATTCTGGCGTCGGAACTTTCGGCGTCTGGCTGGCGAAGAGGAGCTTTACCGTTGAGGGCGTCGAGCTGAATCCCTTCGCGGTGGAGATGGCGAGAAAAAACGCCGAGCTGAATGGGGTTGATGCCGTCTTCAAGATCGGCCGAGCTGAGGAAACGCCAATCGGCGATTACGACACTGTAATAGTTGACCCGCCGAGGAGGGGGCTGAAGGAAGCTGGAGAACTTTTGATTAAAAGCGGCGTTGAGAGGGTCGTTTACGTCTCCTGTAACCCAAAGGCTTTCAGGCTCGACTACGAGAACCACTTAAAGAGGGCCTACCATGTCGAGGAGGCCGTTCTGGTCGATATGTTCCCGCATACGCCGCACGTTGAGGCGGTAATAATGTTAGAAAAGAAGTAG
- the infB gene encoding translation initiation factor IF-2 — MKRIRQPIIAVLGHVDHGKTTLLDRIRRTNVAGKEAGGITQHIGATEVPIETVKQLAGPLIKLWKGEIKLPGLLFIDTPGHEAFTSLRARGGSLADLAVLVVDINEGFQPQTIESIEILRKNRTPFIVAANKIDRIKGWKIEEDEPFLVNIKKQDQRAQQELETKLWELIGKFYEMGFQANRFDRVQNFTRELAIVPISAKYGIGVPELLVLIAGLSQKYLEEKLKIEVEGPARGTILEVREEIGLGTTIDVIIYDGTLHKDDTIVVGGKDKAIVTKIRALLKPKPLDEIRDPRFRFDQVDEVTAAAGVKIAAPGLEEALAGSPVIAARSEEEVEKAKQEILSQIQSVVISTGKVGVVVKADTLGSLEALSKELQEKNIPIRKADVGNISKTDVMEALSVKDEDPKYGVVLGFNVKVNEDAEEVAKARGVPIFTGNIIYKLIEDYEAWVKAEEEKKKRELLSKVTFPGVIRLYPDERYVFRRSHPAIVGIEVVEGRIRPGVTLIKQNGQKVGVIKSIKNRNDFVQEAKKGEAVAIAIEGAIVGRHIHPGETLYVDLSKNDVIILAKQLKNELDETDIKALKMTAKVKAQQDPFWKAV; from the coding sequence ATGAAGAGGATTAGACAGCCGATCATAGCGGTTCTCGGTCACGTTGACCATGGAAAAACCACTCTCCTTGACAGGATCAGGCGCACAAACGTCGCCGGCAAAGAGGCCGGCGGAATAACCCAGCACATAGGTGCAACCGAGGTACCGATTGAGACGGTCAAGCAGCTTGCCGGTCCGCTCATCAAACTCTGGAAGGGCGAGATAAAGCTCCCTGGTCTGCTCTTCATCGATACACCCGGTCACGAGGCATTCACGAGCCTGCGCGCGAGGGGTGGTAGCCTCGCTGACCTTGCCGTCCTCGTTGTCGATATAAACGAGGGCTTTCAGCCGCAGACTATAGAGAGTATCGAGATCCTCAGGAAGAACAGGACGCCATTCATCGTTGCAGCCAACAAGATAGACAGGATCAAAGGGTGGAAGATTGAGGAGGACGAGCCTTTCCTCGTGAACATCAAGAAGCAGGATCAGAGGGCCCAGCAAGAGCTTGAGACCAAGCTCTGGGAGCTGATAGGCAAGTTCTACGAGATGGGCTTCCAGGCGAACCGCTTTGACCGCGTCCAGAACTTCACCCGCGAGCTGGCGATAGTACCAATCTCGGCCAAGTACGGCATAGGTGTCCCCGAGCTTCTCGTCCTTATCGCGGGTCTCAGCCAGAAGTACCTGGAGGAGAAGCTCAAGATTGAAGTTGAAGGCCCGGCACGCGGCACAATCCTCGAAGTCAGGGAAGAGATTGGTCTCGGAACTACAATAGACGTCATAATCTACGACGGAACGCTCCACAAAGATGATACAATCGTCGTGGGTGGCAAGGACAAGGCGATAGTGACGAAAATCCGTGCTCTTCTCAAGCCCAAGCCCCTCGACGAGATACGCGACCCGCGCTTCCGCTTTGACCAGGTTGACGAGGTTACAGCTGCTGCGGGTGTCAAGATAGCCGCTCCGGGCCTTGAGGAGGCTCTTGCAGGATCGCCGGTCATCGCCGCCCGCTCCGAGGAGGAGGTCGAGAAGGCCAAGCAGGAGATACTCAGCCAGATACAGAGCGTTGTCATAAGCACCGGCAAGGTCGGTGTGGTAGTCAAGGCCGATACCCTCGGAAGCCTCGAAGCCCTTAGCAAGGAGCTCCAGGAGAAGAACATCCCAATAAGGAAGGCCGACGTCGGGAACATCAGCAAGACCGACGTCATGGAAGCCCTGAGCGTCAAGGACGAGGATCCAAAGTACGGCGTCGTCCTCGGCTTCAACGTCAAGGTGAACGAGGACGCTGAAGAGGTTGCTAAGGCCAGGGGCGTGCCCATATTCACAGGCAACATCATCTACAAGCTCATCGAGGACTACGAGGCCTGGGTCAAGGCAGAGGAGGAGAAGAAGAAGCGCGAGCTACTCAGCAAGGTCACCTTCCCGGGCGTCATCAGGCTCTATCCTGACGAGCGCTACGTCTTCAGGAGGAGCCATCCCGCGATAGTCGGTATCGAAGTCGTTGAGGGCAGGATAAGGCCCGGCGTCACGCTCATCAAGCAGAACGGCCAGAAAGTTGGAGTTATTAAGTCCATCAAGAACCGCAACGACTTCGTGCAGGAGGCCAAGAAGGGCGAGGCGGTGGCAATAGCCATCGAGGGCGCGATAGTCGGCAGGCACATCCACCCCGGCGAGACGCTCTACGTTGACTTAAGCAAGAACGATGTCATAATCCTCGCAAAGCAGCTCAAGAACGAGCTGGACGAGACCGACATAAAGGCCCTAAAGATGACGGCGAAGGTGAAGGCCCAGCAGGATCCGTTCTGGAAGGCGGTTTGA
- the gyaR gene encoding glyoxylate reductase yields MKPKILITRKIPKNGIKMLREHFEVEVWEDEHEIPREVLLEKVRDIDAFVSMLSERIDAELFDAAPRLRIVANYAVGYDNIDVEEATKRGIYVTNTPDVLTNATADMAWVLLLATARRLIEADKFVRSGEWKKRGVAWHPLMFLGYDVYGKTIGIVGFGRIGQAIARRAKGFGMRILYNSRTRKPEVEKELGAEFRPLDELLKESDFVVLAVPLTKETYHMINEERLKLMKPTAILVNIARGKVVDTEALVKALKEGWIAGAGLDVFEEEPYYNEELFSLDNVVLAPHIGSATYGAREGMAELVARNLIAFKNGEVPPTLVNREVLNVRKPGFE; encoded by the coding sequence ATGAAGCCAAAGATACTAATCACAAGGAAAATCCCCAAGAACGGAATAAAGATGTTGAGGGAGCACTTTGAGGTCGAGGTCTGGGAGGACGAGCACGAGATTCCAAGGGAAGTCCTGCTCGAGAAGGTAAGGGACATCGATGCCTTCGTTTCTATGCTGAGCGAAAGGATTGACGCGGAGCTTTTCGACGCGGCACCAAGGCTCAGAATCGTCGCCAACTATGCAGTGGGCTACGACAACATCGACGTTGAGGAAGCCACCAAACGCGGCATCTATGTCACCAACACGCCCGACGTTCTTACCAATGCCACCGCAGACATGGCCTGGGTTCTCCTCCTGGCAACGGCAAGGAGGCTCATTGAGGCAGACAAATTCGTCCGCTCCGGCGAGTGGAAGAAGCGCGGTGTTGCCTGGCACCCACTGATGTTCCTCGGTTACGACGTCTACGGCAAGACCATAGGAATAGTTGGCTTCGGCAGAATCGGTCAGGCGATAGCGAGGCGCGCTAAGGGCTTCGGGATGAGGATACTCTACAACTCCCGCACGAGGAAGCCAGAAGTTGAGAAGGAGCTCGGCGCTGAGTTCAGGCCATTGGACGAGCTCTTAAAGGAGAGCGATTTCGTTGTCCTGGCCGTTCCACTGACCAAGGAGACCTACCACATGATAAACGAGGAGCGGCTGAAGCTGATGAAGCCGACCGCGATACTCGTCAACATAGCGAGGGGAAAGGTCGTCGATACGGAGGCGCTCGTCAAGGCCCTCAAGGAGGGCTGGATTGCTGGAGCTGGCTTGGATGTCTTCGAGGAGGAGCCCTATTACAACGAGGAGCTCTTCAGCCTGGATAACGTCGTTTTGGCCCCGCACATCGGTAGCGCCACCTACGGCGCGAGGGAGGGAATGGCAGAGCTCGTGGCGAGGAATTTAATAGCCTTCAAGAACGGTGAAGTTCCGCCGACGCTGGTCAATAGAGAAGTTTTAAACGTCAGGAAGCCAGGATTTGAATAA
- a CDS encoding DUF3216 domain-containing protein, with amino-acid sequence MNVPEIEELKKLCEELGEKGLIARIDSFVALNEGLESKKGKEFIEVSILGFAEGILTSLRAKYPGDERVVKLLERVSARRAELDEQFRKAKPPIFEG; translated from the coding sequence ATGAACGTTCCGGAGATTGAGGAGCTCAAGAAGCTCTGTGAAGAGCTCGGTGAAAAGGGGCTGATAGCGAGGATAGATTCATTCGTGGCCCTTAATGAAGGGCTGGAGAGCAAGAAGGGGAAAGAGTTCATAGAAGTCTCCATACTGGGCTTTGCCGAGGGCATACTGACGAGCCTAAGGGCCAAGTATCCTGGCGATGAGAGGGTTGTGAAACTCCTGGAAAGGGTCAGTGCAAGGAGAGCAGAGCTTGACGAGCAGTTCAGGAAGGCGAAGCCACCGATTTTCGAGGGCTAA
- a CDS encoding DUF504 domain-containing protein: MRKGSVKEVLAKLKYDPREDERDYYIIIEHRGAYGDVKKIPVELIELGHGYFFVGDAQIPYHRILRVVRKDGKVIWETRKDRRGESD; encoded by the coding sequence ATGCGGAAGGGTTCGGTGAAGGAAGTCCTCGCCAAGCTCAAGTATGACCCACGCGAGGACGAGCGGGATTACTACATCATCATCGAGCACCGCGGTGCCTACGGCGACGTCAAGAAAATCCCCGTCGAGCTGATAGAGCTTGGGCACGGCTACTTCTTCGTCGGGGATGCCCAGATTCCATATCACCGTATTCTGAGGGTCGTGAGGAAGGATGGGAAGGTAATCTGGGAGACGAGAAAGGACAGGAGGGGAGAGAGTGATTGA
- a CDS encoding YchF/TatD family DNA exonuclease — MIDAHAHFEFYKKEVPQVIEECRKELKAVVDSITEYRKTHVWKSWELLKPYFGFLFPTLGYHPNEARRGNWEKVKRVEDFIWEHRNKIVAVGEIGLDYHYAENEAQRENQRAIFQHFLELAVELKLPVVIHARDAEREAFELVQRYGVNAYFHSFTGSPELAKEIAENDHPIGISTGIVFIPEIRKTVEALELEDILVETDSPYMSPFRGQRNKPCYVRMAIEEVAKLKGLEFNEVERITEKNTVEFFRLEV, encoded by the coding sequence GTGATTGACGCCCATGCTCACTTCGAGTTCTATAAGAAGGAAGTACCGCAGGTAATAGAAGAGTGCAGGAAGGAGCTCAAAGCCGTGGTTGATTCCATAACCGAGTACAGAAAAACCCACGTCTGGAAGAGCTGGGAGCTGCTCAAGCCGTACTTTGGCTTCCTCTTCCCGACACTCGGCTACCATCCGAACGAAGCACGCAGGGGCAACTGGGAAAAGGTGAAGCGCGTTGAGGACTTCATCTGGGAGCACAGGAACAAAATTGTGGCGGTGGGCGAGATAGGCCTCGACTATCACTACGCCGAAAACGAGGCCCAAAGGGAAAACCAGAGGGCGATATTCCAGCATTTCCTCGAGCTGGCAGTCGAGCTCAAGCTCCCCGTGGTTATCCATGCGAGGGATGCCGAAAGGGAAGCCTTTGAGCTGGTTCAGAGATACGGTGTTAATGCCTATTTCCACTCCTTCACGGGGAGTCCCGAGCTTGCTAAGGAGATTGCTGAAAACGATCATCCAATAGGGATAAGCACCGGGATAGTCTTTATCCCGGAGATTAGGAAGACAGTAGAGGCTCTTGAGCTGGAGGATATCCTCGTGGAAACTGATTCACCATACATGAGCCCCTTCAGGGGACAGAGGAACAAGCCCTGCTACGTCAGAATGGCCATTGAAGAGGTGGCAAAGCTTAAGGGGCTGGAATTTAATGAGGTTGAACGGATAACAGAGAAGAATACGGTCGAGTTTTTCAGGCTGGAGGTGTGA
- a CDS encoding MBL fold metallo-hydrolase: MLEEFPRNIIPIEIPPHTVMLRGISWDSNVYLLRDGEEALVVDTGTGVNWHVYTEIWEKEGYLQGIKRVIIFNTHEHFDHVGGNLIMKHYFENKGMEVLFAAHDVTARALEKGDDYIILAYSYGRRFEAHPVDIKLKDGDTLRIGSLKLELIHTPGHTAGSSCLYEPEEKLMFTGDTVFKGTVGRTDLPTGSGWQLQESLEKLLEFDVSFGLPGHGWVIKDWRGNITEILGWL; encoded by the coding sequence ATGCTGGAAGAATTTCCGAGAAACATAATTCCCATAGAGATTCCACCACATACAGTCATGCTCCGCGGGATTAGCTGGGATTCCAACGTTTACCTGCTCCGCGACGGAGAGGAGGCTCTGGTCGTTGACACCGGAACCGGCGTGAACTGGCACGTTTACACAGAAATCTGGGAAAAGGAAGGCTATCTCCAGGGGATCAAGCGAGTTATAATCTTCAACACTCACGAACACTTTGATCACGTCGGGGGCAATCTCATCATGAAACACTATTTTGAGAACAAGGGGATGGAGGTTCTCTTCGCGGCCCATGATGTCACTGCGAGAGCCCTTGAAAAGGGCGACGACTATATCATACTAGCGTACTCGTATGGACGGCGTTTTGAGGCGCATCCCGTCGATATAAAGCTGAAGGACGGGGATACACTTAGAATCGGCTCGCTTAAGCTGGAGCTTATTCACACGCCCGGCCACACCGCCGGGAGCTCATGCCTCTACGAGCCGGAGGAAAAGCTGATGTTCACGGGCGACACCGTCTTCAAAGGCACCGTAGGGAGGACCGACCTCCCGACCGGAAGCGGCTGGCAACTCCAGGAGTCACTGGAGAAACTTTTAGAGTTCGACGTCAGCTTCGGCCTCCCCGGGCACGGCTGGGTGATAAAAGACTGGCGTGGAAACATCACTGAGATCCTGGGGTGGCTCTGA